The Flavobacterium faecale genomic sequence GATATTTTTGTAGACCGCTCTTTTCCCGAAGACAATGCGCCAACACGCAAGCCTCGTACAGGTATGTTGACTAAATATATTGATAATCCAAATTACGATTTGGCGAACTCTTTTGTATTAGGTGACCGTTTGACTGATGTCGAATTGGCTAAAAACTTGGGTGCGAAAGCCATTTTTATGAACGATTCTGATGGAGCGGGTAGCGAAGAAATTAGTGCCAAAAGAGAAGAGTTAGATGAAATTATCGTTTTGCAATCTATGGATTGGAAAAAGATATATGAGTTTTTGAAATTGGAAGAGCGTACTGCGACTATTTCTAGAAAAACACATGAAACAGATATTTACATCAAACTAAACTTGGACGGAACAGGTCAAAGTAAAATTGATACCGGAATTGCTTTTTTCGACCATATGTTAGATCAAATTTCGCGTCATGGACAGATGGATTTGGAGATAAAAGTGGTGGGTGATTTAGAAGTTGATGAGCATCATACTATTGAAGATACGGCTATTGCATTGGGTGAAGTCTATGCAAAAGCGCTTGGAAATAAATTAGGAATTGAAAGATACGGTTTCTGTTTACCGATGGATGATTGTTTAGCGCAAGTAGCCATTGATTTTGGTGGAAGAAATTGGTTGATATGGGAAACGGAATTCAAACGTGAAATGGTGGGTAAAATGCCGACTGAGATGTTTTTCCACTTTTTCAAATCGTTTTCTGATGGTGCAAAAGCCAACATCAACATAAAAGCAGAAGGAGATAATGAGCATCATAAAATTGAAGCCATTTTTAAAGCTTTCGCGAAAGCGATCAAAGTAGCGGTGAAACGTGATACTGAGAAAATGATTTTGCCAAGTACGAAGGGAATGCTTTAAAATTCCCCTAACCCCCGAAGGGGGGATGTGAATAAATTG encodes the following:
- the hisB gene encoding bifunctional histidinol-phosphatase/imidazoleglycerol-phosphate dehydratase HisB, translating into MKKVLFIDRDGTIVLEPVGYQLDSLEKLEFYPKSFQYLAKIATELDFELVMVTNQDGLGTDSFPEDTFWPTQNFILKAFQNEGVLFDDIFVDRSFPEDNAPTRKPRTGMLTKYIDNPNYDLANSFVLGDRLTDVELAKNLGAKAIFMNDSDGAGSEEISAKREELDEIIVLQSMDWKKIYEFLKLEERTATISRKTHETDIYIKLNLDGTGQSKIDTGIAFFDHMLDQISRHGQMDLEIKVVGDLEVDEHHTIEDTAIALGEVYAKALGNKLGIERYGFCLPMDDCLAQVAIDFGGRNWLIWETEFKREMVGKMPTEMFFHFFKSFSDGAKANINIKAEGDNEHHKIEAIFKAFAKAIKVAVKRDTEKMILPSTKGML